TCCCACGATTAGTTCAATTGGTTTCTGCTCAAACCTTGCATTTATGTTGCAGGTTCCCAAAGAATAAATCCATGTCAATTTCCTGTGTTTTGTTTTGGTTTGATAGAACTCCTTGAAAACCTCAACACACTTCACCTGAAACAAAAGTTGCTCAAATAAGGATCATTCATGAGTTATCCAAACCAAAACAACACGGTTAAATAGGTGGGAAAAAAGGGAATTCATTAAAAGAGAAAGGATCACACCATCTCTGCAGGAAGACACAGATCTGAAGATTTGTAACTTGGCCAAAATCCAGTCGTAAGAACAGTGACAGTCAAATCTATCCCAGGATTGGTAGCTTGGTTGTTGCCGATATATTCTTGGAAGTGGTTCTGGTTTTCCTTTGCGAGCGTCAAATCAG
The DNA window shown above is from Primulina huaijiensis isolate GDHJ02 unplaced genomic scaffold, ASM1229523v2 scaffold200883, whole genome shotgun sequence and carries:
- the LOC140966178 gene encoding cullin-1-like, yielding MEGMVTDLTLAKENQNHFQEYIGNNQATNPGIDLTVTVLTTGFWPSYKSSDLCLPAEMVKCVEVFKEFYQTKTKHRKLTWIYSLGTCNINARFEQKPIELI